AAGGGTTAGTTTTGCAATATTGAGGgatttttgtcccttttaatcggttatcccattttatatttattctaaCGGTTATACACGGAATTATGTCAGAATATATATATCTCTTTTAtttaagtgaaaaataaattgttttgaattcCTTTATTTAAATGAAGATAGAGGAGGTCCAGGCTTGGTGGAGTAAAGAAAATCATGCAAAACCAAGGGCCAGACTTGAATACCAAGAAGGCCCATGACAGGAATTGGGGGCCCATGGACTTCGGAGCGCGGCTTTGAAATTCCTTCGTCCGCCGAAGCATCCCCATAAAGAGAATACTAGTCAGAGCTACAGCCTCCAGAAGGAAGCGAAGGCAAAGTTTGAAAGAGAGAAAGCATGAAGATAGAGGAGGTTCAATCCACTACAAAGAAGCAGAGGGTCGCCACTCACACCCATATCAAAGGTCTCGGTCTCGAGGTATTTCTACTCACTTtcatctttttctctctttctgattttcctttctcttcttttcctttttccacgTTTCgagattttagggttttatttattGCTTGTTTGTCGCTGGGCATTTGTGTATCTTCTCTACTGTGAAGCTAAGACATCATTTTTCTCTGATCATAGTAAGATTAGCTGCGCATTCAGGGTCATGTGTGGTTTTGAGAATTTTACGCTGTATGGCATGGGCAACCTTTGAACaagtttttttgtgtttttttcccCCGAATTtcaggaaaataaaattattcaacaGCTTGTAGTAAGGTTCCCAAAATGGGGGGCATTGCTTGGTTGCTTCAGTGTAACTATGTTAAGAACTCAGtgtcttgtattttttttttatctgccATTTTAATTGAATGTTTCAGTGTGCTTGCTGGTGTAGCTATGTTATTTTGTAGACTTTTAGGTTTCCAGGGGGCTTATATCATTGTATGGGTAATTGGGGAGTGGGAGTTTTTGGAGGGGTATTGATATGATGAAAGTATGTGCTTTATAtgcaaaaaaattgatctttaagAACTTTGAGGGACTTGATGACCAttatgaatgtttttttttggcagaaaaggaaaataatattaaatagaagTATGAAACAGTGCACTGTACTATCTTTCCCGTGTAATTATGTATTGATGAACTGGTTCTCTGGATTGATCTCCATTTAACTAACTGATATGATTATGTGGGTTTTGTTACTGTTTACTTCCAGGCCAATGGAAATGCAATACCTTTGGCTGCTGGCTTTGTGGGACAGATTGGGGCAAGAGAGGCTTCTGGTCTTGTAGTTGATATGATACGGCAGAAGAAGATGGCTGGCCGGGCTCTTCTATTTGCTGGACCTCCTGGTACTGGGAAGACAGCACTGGCCCTTGGCATATCCCAAGAGCTCGGTAGCAAGGTACAACTTAAATGTACTCTTACCATTTTTTGTTCAGTAGTGTCTTGAATTCTCTTTATCAGAGCTGTAGATTTAGATTCTGGGGTTCTCTCCAGTTGATTTTCAGTCTAGCTCTGGGATGTTGAATGCCTTACTCTTCAGGGGTCTGAGATCTGCTTTTTACTTCTGATTTACAGGTTCCTTTCTGCCCAATGGTGGGATCAGAGGTATACTCATCAGAGGTAAAGAAAACTGAgattttaatggaaaatttcCGACGGGCTATTGGTCTACGTATCAAGGAAAATAAGGAAGTGTATGAAGGAGAGGCAAGTTATCACTgattatgagttttttttgttaatagttTGACTTGCCAGTAATATCATGATCTTTTTGTTGTATTATCATCTTTAAATCAAGTAGCTTCTCTTTTTTAGGTGACAGAACTCTCCCCAGAAGAAACTGAGAGCACAACAGGTGGTTATGGAAAAAGCATTAGCCATGTGATTATTGGATTAAAAACTGTGAAGGGAACCAAGCAGCTGAAATTGGACCCAACTATTTATGATGCTTTGATTAAGGAGAAGGTGAGGTCTTggattcttttccttttgtttgtttgtttatatcCTTAAGAATTTTAACCTTTTTGTTGAAGCTTTTAAATGCAAGTTTTGCATATAGGAATAGTGTCATGACATTGTGCATGAGCACTTGAGTATATGGGGTTAATCATTAGTTTATAGGTCTACTTGCATGCTtagattgttatttttttcttttattttttattttgtgtatggtttcattatttttcaatacaATCTGCAGGTAGCTGTTGGTGATGTTATATATGTTGAAGCCAATAGTGGAGCTGTTAAAAGGGTGGGCAGAAGTGATGCTTTTGCTACAGAATTTGACCTTGAGGCGGAAGAGTATGTTCCACTTCCTAAAGGAGAGGTTCACAAAAAGAAGGAGATAGTTCAggtttgtttttgataaattcTGGGATCTTCATGAACCATGCTTGGAACTTGATTCCATTGTTCATTTCTCAGTTGCAATGGTATCTTGGGTGCTTTGCCTTCTTGAGTAAACTGTCATGTGATCAAAATAATGTGGTTTCTAGTTGCATGTGTTCTTAATTAGTTTATTATGAAGAATTGTAAGTCTAAACAGGTCAAACAGGCTGAAGCTATGCAGAGCTACAGTTTTGACTTTGAGTATTCAGGCTTGTACACTGCATCAGAGATTTCAAAATAGTTCAGATTTTACTCTTCTTGAATTGTTCAAACTTGTTACATGTATCACACGTGTATTTGCATTCTTCTTTCCATTGAGACTCTAAATTCATTTGTGTCAAAAATGTGATAGAAACAATTGAGGGGACACATGATTCATATACCGCTTTGATTTCCTGGACTTGATGTGGTGAGTGCAGAAGAATTTATTGGCACATGGATGATGGGACAGGGAGCTTACACATCAAAACTTAAGTGCAAATTTAGTTGCCATTGATCATATTTTAGGTGATATTTTGCATTGAATGTCTCTGTTCTGTAGGTTTAAGGATGGATTGaaacttct
The sequence above is drawn from the Vitis riparia cultivar Riparia Gloire de Montpellier isolate 1030 chromosome 6, EGFV_Vit.rip_1.0, whole genome shotgun sequence genome and encodes:
- the LOC117916506 gene encoding ruvB-like protein 1 encodes the protein MKIEEVQSTTKKQRVATHTHIKGLGLEANGNAIPLAAGFVGQIGAREASGLVVDMIRQKKMAGRALLFAGPPGTGKTALALGISQELGSKVPFCPMVGSEVYSSEVKKTEILMENFRRAIGLRIKENKEVYEGEVTELSPEETESTTGGYGKSISHVIIGLKTVKGTKQLKLDPTIYDALIKEKVAVGDVIYVEANSGAVKRVGRSDAFATEFDLEAEEYVPLPKGEVHKKKEIVQDVTLHDLDAANARPQGGQDILSLMGQMMKPRKTEITDKLRQEINKVVNRYIDEGVAELVPGVLFIDEVHMLDMECFSYLNRALESSLSPIVIFATNRGICNVRGTDMSSPHGIPVDLLDRLVIVRTETYGPADMIQILAIRAQVEELIIDEESLAYLGEIGQEASLRHAVQLLSPASIMARMNGRDNICKADLEEVKALYLDAKSSARLLQEQQERYIS